The sequence CTAAAAACCTCCCCGCTACATCAGCGAACCACCTGGTATTATCGCTGACGTAGAATTTACGCCTGGCTCTGCGGGGGGCCATATTCAGCAGGCGGCACTCCGCGGAAAGAATCTTTTTTACTTCTATAGCTACCTGTTTAGCGGAATCAATAAGCGTAACGCCGCTGCCTAATGCCTCTTTGATTACCGGTTTAAGCAGAGGATAATGCGTACATCCTAAGATGACCGTATCCACGCGCGCATTCTTCAGGGGCTTAAGATATTTTTTAGCCACGTTTAAAACCTCACTGCCTGAAAGCCAGCCTTCTTCGGCAAAGGGCACGAATAAAGGACAAGCAACAGCCGTAACTTTTATTTTCGGGTCAAGCTGCCGGATTTCGTTTTCATAGGCGCGGCTCTCGATGGTGCCGCGCGTGCCGATAACGCCTATATGTTTATTCTGCGTGGCATAAACCGCCTCACGCACCCCTGGCGTAATCACCCCTATTATAGGCACGCGAAAATGGCTCTTGATTACCGGTAAGGCAATGCTGGATACGGTGTTACAGGCAACACAGATTAGCTTCACATCCTGTTTCAATAAAAAAAGGATATTCTCTATGGAAAATTTGATGACCGTTTCTTTGGATTTGATGCCGTAAGGCACGCGCGCGGTATCTCCGAAATAGATGATGTCTTCGTAAGGCAGCTGCCGGATTAATTCCTTAACCACAGTCAGGCCGCCCACGCCCGAGTCAAATACGCCTATTGATTTCATCGCTTGGCAACCTCCGTAAACGCAGAATTCCTGATATAATTACGTATCCCCTGCTCTATGCTTTCAGCTAACTGCTGCCGGTAATAACCATTATTAATCAGGCGCTCTTCGTTATAATTGGAAAGATAACCTACCTCAATTAAAATCGCCGGCATATGCGCGCCTTTCAAAACATAAAAGGGGCCGTTTTTTACGCCCAGGACCTTAGTGTTTAAATTTTTGTCTATGGTGCGGCAAACATAGCGGGATAACCTTAATGCATCCGCGCGGTTAGAGGTATAAATCATATCCCAGACTGTTGCTTTTAGATTTAAAGACGGGGACTGCGCAAAAGAAGACCTGTCTATATCCGGCGGCGCCCCCTGCCTTGCGCTATCTAATGCCCGTTTGGAATCATTTACTGCGGTAGTAACGCAATATACCTCAAAACCGCTCAGGCTCCTGACTCGGTTGGCATTGGCATGTATGCTGATAAAAAGGTCTGCCTTTGCATTATTAGCTATCGCCACCCGGCGCGAAAGCGGGACAAACGTGTCGCTGGAGCGCGTCATTATCACTTCCAGGCCGTCGTTTTTCAAGAGATTAGCTAATCTCTTGGCAATATCCAGATTGACATATTTTTCCTTTAAGCCCCTTTTACCGATAGTACCCGGGTCATTTCCGCCATGCCCGGCATCGATAACGACCTTCCTTATCCTGGTTAAAGGCACGCTCTGCTTGGCATAAGTTTTCCCAAATAAAGAGTCCAAAACCTGTTCTTTGAATTTATAGGGCACGACTACTGCGCCTTGATACAAATCAACGGGGTGTTTAAGATATTGTCCCACGCCATCTACCAGAATGAGCCTCTCTCCTACCATCAAATCTATATTATGCGCCCCCTTCGACAGGTTGACTACCCGGGTAAACGTATCATATTCCCAGGTTATATCTTCGGATTCACACAGATTCAGCAACGAGACATAGGCTGTGCCGCCGATATTATAGGTAGAGAACACCTGGCCTCTGGGGACTGTGGCGCAGCCGGATAAACCAATAACCAATAACCAATAACCAATAACCAGAATGGATAATTTTTTAATTTTCATAATTTAAGTGGAGGTGCCCGGAATCGAACCGGGGTCCTTAAATAATCAGATAAAAGTCGCTACATGTTTAGCCCCGCATTTTAAACTTGGCTTTGCAACTCCTACAGGGCAGGATTTGCAAAACGCAGCCTTTTATGCTCTCGCCTTAGGCCCCAAAGGCTAACTTACCCAGGCCAGCCTGCTTAGCCGCTCTATTTCATCCCACAGGCAGGACGAATAGAGGCTTCAACCTTAATTAGGGCTGAAGGCTGGAATAAACGGCATCCGAGCCGCCATTACTGGTGACTCAAACATCGTTCCTAAACGTGACACTTGCGTGTTTGCGTTTATATTGTGCAAGGATTGTTAACGCGGCTAACCTCGCCTCCGCGACATGCTACTTTTACCCGACTTACCTAAGTCGAGACCTGTTCACCCCCGTTTGTTAGTTCATTGAGTTCATAGAGTTAATTGAGTTTGTAGAGTTTAACTCAAAGAACTCAAAGAACTCAACTAACTCAATAAACTATAATTTGCTTTTTCTTCCGCTTTTCAAGACCCGGCGCATCTCCATTTCCGTTTCCCTGCGTTTCATATCTTCGCGCCGATCGTAAAGTTTTTTGCCTCTGCAAACGGCCAGTTCAATTTTAGCAAAACCCCCTTCGTTAAAATATGCCTTTAAAGGGACTAAAGTAAAACCTTTCTGGGTAACCTGGCCGGTTAATTTCCGAATCTGATTTCTATGCAGGAGCAGCTTCCTGGGCCGAGTGGGTTCAACATTCAGATAACTCGCCTGCTCATAGGGGCTGATATGGGTATTATATAATATAACTTCATTACGCTCGACGCGGGCAAAACTATCGTCTAAACTCATCTTGCCCAGCCTTAAAGACTTAACCTCACTCCCCTTTAATTCTATGCCGCATTCTGTGGTCTCTAAGATACTATAATCTCTGTGCGCCTTTTTATTACTGGCAATGGGCTTACTCATTTTAACATGACCAGCGTAAAATACAAACTCAAAAATAGCGGTATGGTCAAAACGCTGATAATATGGCTGACAAATATGCCCTGGCTGATCAGCAGGTCTTCCTTTTTATAGTGGCCGGTAATCAGGGACAATGATGTAGCCGAAGGCATGGCTAACTGCATAAGGATTAGTAAGCCCGGCAATCCCGTAAACCTGAATTTTACCATTATCCACAAGCCTAAAGCAGGCAGGATAATCAGCTTTGCTAATACCAGTAAAAACATCGCCTTCTTATCAATGTGGCCCAAATGAATACAGGCCAGATTTCCTCCCACCACAAGCATTGCTAGAGGAAGGGTGCAATCGCCGACTGTACGCATGGGCTTTAAAACCGCCTGCGGCAGGAATTTATCTAACCCCAGGTATATAAACAAAAGACCTGACAGAGCGGCAATTACCGGCGGGCTGAAGAAGCTGCCCAGTTCAAATTTTTTGGCGTGCGTAAAAGTCAATATATATACGCCTATTGACCACATCACCAGGTTGAATCCTAAGAGGAATAAAAACAGATAAATAAACATGTCAGAAGCTTTATCGGCGCTCAGCAATGCCGCTATCAGCG comes from Candidatus Omnitrophota bacterium and encodes:
- a CDS encoding N-acetylmuramoyl-L-alanine amidase, with translation MKIKKLSILVIGYWLLVIGLSGCATVPRGQVFSTYNIGGTAYVSLLNLCESEDITWEYDTFTRVVNLSKGAHNIDLMVGERLILVDGVGQYLKHPVDLYQGAVVVPYKFKEQVLDSLFGKTYAKQSVPLTRIRKVVIDAGHGGNDPGTIGKRGLKEKYVNLDIAKRLANLLKNDGLEVIMTRSSDTFVPLSRRVAIANNAKADLFISIHANANRVRSLSGFEVYCVTTAVNDSKRALDSARQGAPPDIDRSSFAQSPSLNLKATVWDMIYTSNRADALRLSRYVCRTIDKNLNTKVLGVKNGPFYVLKGAHMPAILIEVGYLSNYNEERLINNGYYRQQLAESIEQGIRNYIRNSAFTEVAKR
- a CDS encoding AEC family transporter, which produces MLLEYFKITGSAVTQIFLLAALGYFLIKKNILGPEGMNALSRLAIDITLPILIFCQLLADFTFNLYPRWWLIPLASIAVTIAGLIVGFLFIGLVKGRQHKLQFLSLTAFQNSGYLPLALIAALLSADKASDMFIYLFLFLLGFNLVMWSIGVYILTFTHAKKFELGSFFSPPVIAALSGLLFIYLGLDKFLPQAVLKPMRTVGDCTLPLAMLVVGGNLACIHLGHIDKKAMFLLVLAKLIILPALGLWIMVKFRFTGLPGLLILMQLAMPSATSLSLITGHYKKEDLLISQGIFVSHIISVLTIPLFLSLYFTLVMLK
- the murI gene encoding glutamate racemase — encoded protein: MKSIGVFDSGVGGLTVVKELIRQLPYEDIIYFGDTARVPYGIKSKETVIKFSIENILFLLKQDVKLICVACNTVSSIALPVIKSHFRVPIIGVITPGVREAVYATQNKHIGVIGTRGTIESRAYENEIRQLDPKIKVTAVACPLFVPFAEEGWLSGSEVLNVAKKYLKPLKNARVDTVILGCTHYPLLKPVIKEALGSGVTLIDSAKQVAIEVKKILSAECRLLNMAPRRARRKFYVSDNTRWFADVAGRFLGTPLSDVKKVSSV
- the smpB gene encoding SsrA-binding protein SmpB; this encodes MSKPIASNKKAHRDYSILETTECGIELKGSEVKSLRLGKMSLDDSFARVERNEVILYNTHISPYEQASYLNVEPTRPRKLLLHRNQIRKLTGQVTQKGFTLVPLKAYFNEGGFAKIELAVCRGKKLYDRREDMKRRETEMEMRRVLKSGRKSKL